From the Marinomonas sp. THO17 genome, one window contains:
- a CDS encoding IacB protein, with protein sequence MSDKKPLRVLFCMGINQNFMDAPRDEQLDVWAAFGEMWNGIHDMEGVEVIGNMDDDQSMVGPSNGYPWTTYLLADVADYDTVVACCNLFRATPVGDSPYKLWRYAKVEARVGRELIVQRA encoded by the coding sequence ATGAGTGATAAAAAGCCACTTCGCGTTTTATTTTGCATGGGTATCAACCAGAACTTCATGGATGCGCCAAGAGACGAACAGTTAGATGTTTGGGCGGCATTTGGTGAGATGTGGAATGGGATTCATGATATGGAAGGTGTTGAAGTAATTGGCAATATGGATGATGACCAAAGTATGGTCGGTCCATCTAATGGTTACCCTTGGACAACTTACTTGTTAGCAGATGTTGCGGATTACGACACGGTTGTTGCCTGTTGCAACCTGTTTAGAGCGACGCCTGTGGGTGATTCTCCATACAAGTTATGGCGCTACGCAAAAGTAGAAGCGCGTGTTGGTAGAGAGTTGATTGTTCAACGCGCATAA
- a CDS encoding aromatic ring-hydroxylating dioxygenase subunit alpha, with the protein MSELISLENISLKAADMVEEGRVHKDLYSDPAIYEEELDKVFNNTWVYVGHESEVPDAGSFKTSYIGRHPVILSRDRKKNTHVLLNRCRHRGATVCEHRKGKTKAFTCPYHGWGYGLDGSLRGVPKLEEYEGVLEKDELPLESLRHESYQGLVFATFKDDIEPLEEFLGKAKKWIDLFVKQGGGYPLKVLGEHRFNFPGNWKIQLENTTDAYHFPIVHKSFVSSLDDATADIFDFLDGEGFVEDLGNGHSVMVMIPELIDLEADLDQPIPERFEALAQALRDEGQTEEQIKRLVRASHGTGFNLNLFPNVSCSMAFFRVLRPVSVGETEIQHVALGGEGAPAVFNQKRMRLHEHFQGPMGFGTPDDGEAWERVQKGSMSGKDGWILVNRGMKKTFTTADGNIAGAVCSETGMRGAYQQYKKMMAAVEEK; encoded by the coding sequence ATGAGTGAATTAATTTCATTAGAGAATATAAGTTTAAAAGCGGCTGATATGGTGGAAGAAGGCCGTGTCCATAAAGACCTTTACTCAGATCCTGCGATTTATGAAGAAGAGCTAGACAAGGTTTTTAATAATACTTGGGTGTATGTTGGGCATGAAAGTGAAGTGCCGGATGCGGGTAGTTTCAAAACATCTTACATTGGCCGTCATCCAGTTATTTTGAGTCGTGACCGTAAAAAGAATACTCATGTATTGCTGAATCGTTGTCGTCATCGTGGTGCTACGGTTTGCGAGCATCGCAAAGGTAAAACAAAAGCCTTTACTTGTCCCTACCATGGTTGGGGTTATGGTCTAGACGGTAGTCTGCGTGGTGTGCCTAAGTTGGAAGAATACGAAGGTGTATTAGAAAAAGATGAATTGCCATTAGAAAGCCTACGTCATGAATCTTACCAAGGTCTTGTGTTTGCAACCTTTAAAGACGATATAGAGCCTCTGGAAGAGTTCTTGGGTAAAGCGAAAAAATGGATCGATTTGTTTGTTAAGCAAGGTGGCGGTTATCCATTGAAAGTGTTGGGTGAGCACCGTTTTAATTTTCCAGGTAATTGGAAGATTCAATTAGAAAACACTACAGATGCATATCATTTCCCGATTGTTCATAAATCCTTTGTTAGTTCTCTTGACGATGCAACGGCGGACATTTTTGATTTTCTAGATGGCGAAGGCTTTGTTGAAGATCTTGGTAATGGTCACAGTGTGATGGTGATGATTCCTGAGTTGATTGATTTAGAGGCAGATTTGGATCAGCCGATTCCAGAACGCTTTGAAGCATTGGCTCAAGCGCTTCGTGATGAAGGGCAGACAGAAGAGCAAATTAAGCGTTTGGTTCGTGCGTCTCATGGTACAGGTTTTAACCTGAATCTATTTCCTAATGTCTCTTGCTCCATGGCATTTTTCCGCGTACTGCGCCCAGTAAGCGTCGGTGAGACTGAGATTCAGCACGTTGCTTTGGGTGGTGAGGGAGCGCCTGCTGTTTTCAATCAAAAACGTATGCGTTTGCATGAGCATTTCCAAGGGCCAATGGGCTTTGGTACTCCGGATGATGGTGAAGCATGGGAGCGAGTTCAAAAGGGCTCTATGTCAGGTAAAGACGGTTGGATTTTGGTCAATCGAGGCATGAAAAAAACCTTTACAACTGCGGATGGCAATATTGCAGGTGCTGTGTGTTCCGAAACTGGTATGCGTGGAGCGTATCAGCAGTACAAGAAAATGATGGCAGCAGTTGAGGAGAAGTAA
- a CDS encoding aromatic-ring-hydroxylating dioxygenase subunit beta has protein sequence MGVNTKLVNDVTAFIWYEADLLDHKEYQEWLTLWNDAGLYIVPTDNKETDYEATLNLALDDKDMRRMRVTRLESGESISADSAGVTVRMMSRVRVLEASEEQVVVRCAMTLNELRHGKLVTYPADIEYILTPKDESYRIQRKVVKLLHAEGHLRTVSFIF, from the coding sequence ATGGGCGTAAACACAAAGCTAGTAAACGATGTGACTGCCTTTATTTGGTATGAAGCAGATTTGCTTGATCATAAAGAGTATCAAGAGTGGCTCACGCTTTGGAATGACGCAGGTTTGTATATCGTTCCTACCGACAACAAGGAAACGGATTACGAAGCAACCTTGAATCTCGCGTTGGATGATAAAGATATGCGCCGTATGCGTGTCACTCGCCTTGAAAGTGGCGAATCTATCTCTGCGGATTCAGCGGGTGTGACAGTACGCATGATGTCTCGTGTGCGTGTTTTAGAAGCAAGTGAAGAGCAGGTGGTTGTTCGTTGTGCGATGACACTAAACGAACTTCGTCACGGTAAGTTAGTGACTTACCCCGCTGATATTGAGTACATACTGACGCCAAAGGATGAGAGTTACCGCATTCAACGTAAGGTTGTGAAGTTGCTACATGCTGAAGGCCATTTGCGCACTGTTAGCTTTATCTTCTAA
- a CDS encoding SDR family oxidoreductase, producing MSDSANPQTALVTGAGQGLGFHIAQSLSIAGYRVVVTDKDPIAAQKAAKQLDATGKSVLAVGLDVGVKADFEVALAKTLEVFGSLEVLVNNAAITKATPVMEISPEEFNSVVNVNLGGTFSGCQVIGAYFANQAYGRIINMSSLAGINGGTATGAHYAASKGAIITLTKIFAKELASKGVTVNAIAPGPIDSPMVKALVPEENLPTLLGAIPVGKLGDADFIGDMVVQLAKPEAYFTTGATWDVNGGLFMR from the coding sequence ATGTCTGATTCAGCAAATCCACAAACCGCGTTAGTGACTGGGGCAGGTCAAGGATTGGGTTTTCATATCGCTCAATCTCTTAGTATTGCTGGCTATCGAGTTGTCGTGACGGATAAGGATCCTATTGCAGCACAAAAAGCGGCCAAACAATTAGATGCAACGGGTAAAAGTGTGCTGGCAGTTGGGCTTGATGTTGGTGTTAAGGCTGATTTCGAAGTGGCGCTTGCTAAGACGCTTGAAGTGTTTGGTAGCTTGGAAGTCTTGGTCAATAATGCGGCCATTACTAAAGCAACACCTGTTATGGAAATTTCACCGGAAGAGTTTAACAGTGTCGTGAATGTTAATTTGGGTGGGACCTTCAGTGGTTGTCAGGTGATTGGGGCCTATTTTGCCAATCAGGCTTATGGTCGCATCATCAACATGTCTTCTTTGGCTGGTATTAATGGCGGTACAGCAACTGGTGCGCATTATGCTGCTTCTAAAGGTGCCATTATCACGTTAACAAAGATTTTTGCTAAAGAGTTGGCGTCCAAAGGGGTGACTGTGAATGCGATTGCTCCTGGCCCAATTGATTCGCCAATGGTGAAAGCGCTGGTTCCAGAAGAGAACTTGCCGACATTATTGGGTGCCATTCCAGTGGGTAAATTAGGTGATGCTGACTTTATTGGTGACATGGTGGTGCAACTTGCAAAACCAGAGGCTTATTTCACGACTGGCGCCACTTGGGATGTGAATGGTGGTTTGTTTATGCGATAG
- a CDS encoding acyl-CoA dehydrogenase family protein gives MIPAYKTDHRETIYDALGTKEFELFLDEIRERARANEFDGQTFISQDVIEKFKKFGVYRALVPNSLGGDELTAAQFCEVIEEISRADGSAGWVASFGMGIVYLSALPLETLKTLYADTPDLVFAGGIFPPQSADVTEEGYEVKGRWKFSSGCMGADVVGVGIAPKEGDKMGLPRMAVMSSDKATIDKTWDTVGMAGTGSHDLVVDGVTVPESWSFVRGGASNLTEKMFRYPSLSFATQVLAVVGLGVARAALDELQAMAAGRASVTGAPNLGQRPITQVEVAKAEAELRAARSFFYESINEAWASLEKGEAVSKEQTNLLRLSSTHIARVSAEVARKVQLLSGMTGIYKASPLARFVNDAQVVTQHAFMGDITWQNAGAIFFGQDPLPGYL, from the coding sequence ATGATACCTGCATATAAAACAGATCATCGTGAAACAATTTACGATGCTTTAGGTACAAAAGAATTTGAGTTGTTTTTAGATGAGATTAGAGAGCGTGCTCGTGCTAACGAGTTTGATGGGCAAACTTTTATTAGTCAGGACGTTATTGAAAAGTTTAAAAAATTTGGCGTATATCGAGCTCTAGTGCCTAACTCGTTAGGCGGCGATGAGCTTACGGCTGCTCAGTTCTGTGAAGTCATTGAAGAGATTTCTAGGGCAGATGGCTCTGCAGGATGGGTAGCGAGCTTTGGTATGGGGATTGTTTACCTATCGGCGCTTCCTCTAGAAACATTAAAAACTCTCTATGCAGATACGCCTGACTTAGTATTTGCTGGTGGGATCTTCCCTCCTCAATCCGCAGATGTGACAGAGGAAGGGTATGAGGTTAAGGGGCGCTGGAAGTTTTCAAGTGGTTGTATGGGCGCTGATGTTGTCGGTGTGGGTATTGCTCCAAAAGAAGGTGACAAAATGGGCTTGCCACGCATGGCTGTTATGTCATCAGACAAGGCGACTATTGATAAAACCTGGGATACCGTAGGTATGGCGGGTACGGGTAGCCATGATCTTGTTGTGGATGGTGTAACAGTTCCTGAAAGCTGGTCCTTTGTTCGTGGCGGTGCTTCTAACCTGACCGAGAAAATGTTTCGCTACCCGTCTCTTTCTTTCGCTACTCAAGTATTGGCTGTTGTTGGTTTGGGTGTGGCGCGTGCTGCACTGGATGAATTGCAAGCGATGGCTGCGGGTCGAGCTTCTGTAACAGGTGCACCAAATTTGGGTCAACGTCCTATTACGCAAGTAGAGGTTGCCAAGGCTGAAGCTGAGCTTCGCGCTGCACGTTCTTTCTTTTATGAGTCTATCAATGAGGCTTGGGCATCTTTAGAGAAAGGCGAAGCTGTGTCTAAAGAGCAGACGAATTTATTGCGTCTTTCTTCTACTCATATTGCACGCGTATCGGCGGAAGTTGCGCGTAAAGTTCAATTGTTATCTGGCATGACAGGCATTTATAAGGCAAGCCCTCTCGCTCGTTTTGTTAATGATGCTCAGGTAGTGACTCAGCATGCCTTCATGGGCGATATCACTTGGCAAAACGCCGGTGCCATTTTCTTTGGGCAGGATCCTCTGCCAGGTTATCTCTAA